From Rhododendron vialii isolate Sample 1 chromosome 10a, ASM3025357v1, the proteins below share one genomic window:
- the LOC131303447 gene encoding uncharacterized protein LOC131303447 — protein MKPLSPKLIFLFSSRSLSTTPALPISRFSTSSSPPPSFPARRHEEESRGVRVSVWWDFENCQLPAGANVFKVGQSIAAAVRANGIKGPVQITAFGDMLQLSRSSQEALSATGINLTHIPHGGKNSADRSLLVDLMYWVSQNPPPAHLFLISGDRDFAGALHRLRLNNYNILLASPETAPSVLCSAASILWHWNALVKGENLTGKYYNQPPDGPYGSWYGHYRVPLEDPFAVTEQPACSRAEEVSELNSDLKLRPVPKAVVKLIRHILKSNPKGISISELGSELKRSNLGIEKDLYGYKKFSRFLVSMPHILKLESGNDGQHLVIGVAPKVPEQDESIPGLIATGSGTNAEGPLIATSPKVNGKDSSGTKCTDGNQMLPPTPEVNAKEPSKKSEESQMKVPKTPPLAERGNNANESDNHLHSSEGYNSKPEVGFFKMMWRKWFAGADAGSENTSSGIQEKRTSGESTEKPQTEEKSVKSTCQTTDPVGPASFSSSHKEAVMDDKLVGGDEAQGELSSRDPHFFKQIISWCKFWRKSPESESSSKQSSENLNQVTIDSGKHEVFLKESFWKEMEAYIDTPPNGSVLVLQSKSREQMAQNLQKHGPLALRSLTQCDLLHLVDLLISEKRWVEECPSQTYPFKLNRPCGNSSTSTNPPNSNGLRSIFLRTSQSPQQRIPEHEREIRHQNPRQVEVSPLFFNKKPHCKSRNDILADCHKLVDELVVENPEGFNMGSFRKQFLDRYGYPLDIQKLGYQKLATLIQIMPGVKIESSHIVPCNVAKRSRLETPVQSALANHVSGPISDSDGEIYDASSESPWAELGPVAKMGPTRNVKDLGSKSSGPKHDYETLSDDYLSDSDEDTSLIESETKPKKDDEDSSLLRILDSWYSSEEEANRKEGRDSVDGMVDCSQNVLDPSDSSGAGSKVENPVANCGWKPRSVKSYSFVTDPAGDNNKDKLIDGILTSLKKSGESRIQV, from the exons ATGAAACCCCTCTCCCCAAAactcatcttcctcttctcctcgcGCTCTCTCTCCACCACCCCCGCCCTCCCAATCTCTCGCTTCTCCACTTCGTCGTCGCCGCCGCCCTCGTTCCCGGCCCGGCGGCACGAGGAGGAGAGCCGGGGCGTTAGGGTTTCGGTGTGGTGGGATTTCGAGAACTGCCAGCTGCCCGCCGGAGCGAACGTGTTCAAGGTGGGCCAGAGCATTGCTGCTGCAGTCAGGGCGAATGGGATCAAGGGACCCGTTCAGATCACCGCGTTTGGTGATATGCTGCAGTTGTCCAGGTCGAGCCAGGAGGCGCTTTCGGCTACGGGGATCAATCTAACCCACATTCCCCATG GTGGAAAGAACAGCGCTGATAGATCTCTTCTTGTAGATCTTATGTATTGGGTTTCTCAAAACCCTCCACCAGCGCATCTTTTCTTAATCTCTGGTGACAGGGATTTTGCTGGCGCTTTACACCGATTAAGATTGAACAATTACAATATCTTGCTTGCTAGTCCAGAAACTGCTCCTAGTGTTCTCTGCAGTGCTGCAAGTATTTTGTGGCATTGGAATGCTTTGGTGAAAGGGGAAAATCTTACTGGAAAGTATTATAACCAACCCCCAGATGGTCCCTATGGTTCTTGGTATGGCCATTATCGGGTGCCACTGGAGGATCCGTTCGCTGTTACAGAGCAACCTGCTTGTTCCCGGGCTGAGGAGGTTTCTGAGTTGAATTCAGATCTTAAGCTTCGTCCTGTTCCAAAAGCAGTTGTGAAGCTGATCCGTCATATCTTGAAGTCGAATCCCAAAGGGATTTCCATTTCTGAACTTGGTTCGGAGTTAAAAAGGAGTAATTTGGGCATAGAAAAAGACTTGTATGGATATAAAAAGTTTTCCCGTTTTCTTGTGTCAATGCCACACATTTTGAAGCTGGAATCTGGGAACGATGGCCAGCATCTTGTGATTGGTGTTGCACCAAAAGTTCCAGAACAAGATGAGTCTATTCCAGGCTTAATAGCTACAGGATCTGGAACTAACGCTGAAGGGCCACTTATTGCAACATCTCCAAAAGTAAATGGCAAGGACAGCTCTGGTACTAAATGCACAGATGGGAATCAAATGTTGCCACCGACCCCTGAGGTAAATGCCAAAGAGCCTTCAAAAAAATCGGAAGAGTCACAAATGAAAGTGCCAAAGACGCCGCCACTTGCTGAGAGGGGGAATAATGCGAACGAAAGTGATAACCATTTGCATTCTTCTGAAGGATATAATTCCAAACCTGaagtgggatttttcaaaatgaTGTGGCGGAAATGGTTTGCTGGTGCAGATGCTGGTTCTGAGAATACAAGTTCTGGCATTCAAGAGAAAAGAACTTCTGGTGAGAGCACTGAGAAACCTCAGACTGAGGAAAAGAGTGTAAAATCAACATGTCAGACTACTGATCCGGTAGGTCCTGCTTCATTTTCTTCATCCCATAAAGAAGCAGTTATGGATGACAAACTTGTTGGGGGTGATGAAGCCCAGGGTGAATTGTCTAGCAGAGATCCCCATTTCTTTAAGCAGATAATTAGTTGGTGTAAGTTTTGGAGAAAGAGCCCAGAATCTGAAAGTTCTAGTAAACAATCTAGTGAAAATTTAAACCAGGTAACCATTGATTCTGGAAAGCATGAAGTATTCTTGAAGGAATCTTTCTGGAAAGAAATGGAAGCATATATAGATACACCTCCCAATGGTTCAGTCCTTGTCTTGCAATCAAAGAGCAG GGAACAGATGGCTCAGAATCTGCAAAAGCATGGCCCTTTGGCTCTCAGATCTCTTACTCAATGTGATCTTCTTCACCTAGTTGACTTGTTGATCTCGGAAAAGAGATGGGTGGAAGAATGCCCCTCCCAAACTTatcctttcaaactcaatcgaCCTTGCGGAAACAGTTCGACTTCAACCAATCCCCCCAATTCCAACGGGTTGCGGTCCATCTTTTTAAGGACATCACAATCTCCTCAACAAAGAATTCCagaacatgagagagagataaggcaCCAAAATCCTCGTCAAGTGGAAGTTTCTCCACTGTTTTTTAACAAGAAACCCCATTGCAAATCCAGAAATGATATATTAGCGGATTGTCATAAACTTGTGGATGAACTTGTGGTGGAAAACCCTGAAGGGTTTAACATGGGTTCCTTTAGGAAACAGTTTCTTGACCGATATGGCTATCCTCTGGATATACAAAAGCTTGGGTACCAAAAACTGGCCACTCTGATACAAATAATGCCCGGGGTGAAGATAGAATCTTCTCATATTGTGCCTTGTAATGTTGCAAAGAGATCTCGGCTAGAAACTCCAGTTCAAAGTGCTTTGGCAAATCATGTTAGCGGTCCAATATCAGATTCAGATGGGGAAATATACGATGCATCAAGTGAGTCTCCATGGGCAGAACTTGGGCCTGTTGCCAAAATGGGACCCACACGAAATGTAAAAGACTTGGGCTCAAAAAGTAGTGGGCCAAAACATGATTATGAAACATTGTCAGATGATTACCTGTCAGATTCGGACGAAGACACCTCATTGATAGAATCAGAAACGAAGCCTAAGAAAGACGATGAAGATAGCTCATTGTTACGGATTCTTGACTCGTGGTATAGTTCTGAGGAGGAAGCCAATAGAAAGGAGGGGAGGGATAGTGTGGACGGCATGGTGGATTGTTCGCAAAATGTGCTGGACCCTTCTGATTCTTCTGGAGCTGGCAGCAAAGTTGAAAATCCGGTGGCAAACTGCGGATGGAAACCAAGAAGTGTTAAGAGCTATTCTTTTGTTACGGATCCAGCTGGGGATAATAACAAGGACAAGTTGATTGATGGTATATTGACTAGCTTGAAGAAGTCAGGTGAGTCGAGAATCCAGGTGTAA